From a region of the Chitinophaga caseinilytica genome:
- a CDS encoding acetyl-CoA C-acyltransferase has product MQDAYIVAGYRTAVTKSKKGGLRFYRPDDLAVDVIKGLLGSVPQLDPNRVDDLIVGNAVPEAEQGLQIGRMISVRALGIDVPGMTVNRYCASGLETIAIATAKIRSGQADCIIAGGTESMSLVPTAGWKTVPAYSVATTNPDYYLSMGLTAEAVAKEYKVSREEQDQFSLQSHLKAINAIQNGYFKPGILPITVEDVFVNEKGKKQTKSWVVDTDEGPRADTSIDALAKLKPVFAAGGSVTAGNSSQTSDGAAFVIVMGEKMVKELNLQPIGRLVACASAGVHPRIMGIGPVAAVPKVLRQAGKSLGDIDLVELNEAFASQSIAVIRELGMDPAIVNINGGAIALGHPLGCTGTKLTIQLLNDMQRLNKKYGIVTACVGGGQGIAGIIENLA; this is encoded by the coding sequence ATGCAAGACGCATATATCGTAGCAGGATACAGAACGGCGGTGACGAAATCGAAGAAAGGCGGGCTCAGGTTCTACCGGCCCGACGATCTGGCCGTAGACGTGATCAAGGGTTTGTTGGGTTCCGTTCCGCAGCTGGACCCGAACCGGGTAGACGATCTGATCGTGGGCAACGCGGTGCCGGAAGCCGAACAGGGCCTCCAGATCGGCCGGATGATCAGCGTCCGCGCATTGGGGATCGACGTGCCGGGCATGACCGTGAACCGGTATTGCGCCTCCGGCCTCGAAACCATCGCCATCGCCACGGCTAAAATCCGCAGCGGACAAGCAGATTGCATCATCGCCGGCGGTACGGAAAGTATGAGCCTCGTGCCCACTGCAGGTTGGAAAACCGTTCCTGCCTACAGCGTGGCTACCACCAATCCCGATTATTACCTCAGCATGGGCCTCACCGCCGAAGCGGTGGCCAAAGAATATAAAGTGAGCCGCGAAGAGCAGGACCAGTTCAGCCTGCAATCTCATCTCAAAGCCATCAACGCCATCCAGAACGGCTATTTCAAGCCCGGCATCCTTCCCATCACCGTGGAAGACGTGTTCGTGAACGAAAAAGGAAAGAAACAGACCAAATCCTGGGTCGTGGATACGGACGAAGGGCCGCGTGCAGATACCTCCATCGATGCGCTCGCCAAGTTGAAACCGGTATTTGCCGCCGGGGGCTCCGTAACGGCGGGCAACTCATCCCAAACGAGCGATGGCGCCGCTTTCGTGATCGTGATGGGCGAAAAAATGGTGAAAGAACTGAACCTCCAGCCGATCGGCCGCCTGGTGGCCTGCGCGTCTGCAGGCGTACATCCGCGCATCATGGGCATCGGGCCGGTGGCCGCAGTGCCGAAAGTGTTGCGCCAGGCCGGCAAATCGCTCGGCGACATCGATCTCGTGGAACTGAACGAGGCGTTCGCATCCCAATCCATCGCCGTGATCCGTGAGCTGGGCATGGACCCTGCCATCGTGAACATCAACGGGGGCGCCATCGCACTGGGGCACCCGCTGGGCTGCACGGGCACAAAACTGACGATACAGTTGCTGAACGATATGCAGCGACTCAACAAAAAATATGGTATTGTAACCGCCTGCGTTGGTGGTGGACAAGGCATCGCGGGCATCATCGAAAACCTCGCGTGA
- a CDS encoding TerC family protein — MIAFQELLTVDSLISLLTLTLMEVVLGIDNVIFVSIVMNRLPEEKRLKARRIWMFTGIAVRIALLLCIGYIIRATQPLFSIFGNDISLRDLIMLAGGIFLTVKTTLEIHHKLEGEEEASPKSGAQKAATSLMNVVGQIIVIDIVFSFDSIITAVGIAKHVEIMIVAVIIAMFVMFTFAPKISAFIHKHPTFKMLALSFLIMIGGILIMEGWNPDAVHDLHLKNYVYFSMVVALLVELLNMRVRKKQASHPVELRGPKETDIEPKK, encoded by the coding sequence ATGATCGCATTTCAAGAACTCCTGACCGTTGATTCCCTCATCAGTTTGCTGACCCTTACCCTCATGGAAGTGGTGCTGGGCATCGACAACGTTATTTTCGTATCCATCGTCATGAACAGGCTGCCTGAGGAAAAACGCCTCAAGGCCCGCCGCATCTGGATGTTCACCGGCATCGCCGTGCGCATCGCGCTGCTATTGTGCATCGGCTACATCATCCGCGCCACACAGCCCCTGTTCTCCATTTTCGGGAACGACATCAGCCTCCGCGACCTCATCATGCTCGCCGGCGGTATCTTCCTCACCGTCAAAACCACTTTGGAAATCCACCACAAACTGGAAGGCGAAGAAGAAGCCTCGCCAAAAAGCGGCGCGCAGAAAGCCGCTACTTCCCTGATGAACGTGGTAGGGCAGATCATCGTGATCGACATCGTGTTTTCGTTCGACAGTATCATTACCGCCGTGGGTATCGCCAAGCATGTGGAGATCATGATCGTTGCGGTGATCATCGCGATGTTCGTCATGTTTACGTTCGCGCCGAAAATCAGCGCATTCATCCACAAGCACCCTACTTTCAAAATGCTGGCGCTGTCTTTCCTCATCATGATCGGCGGCATCCTCATCATGGAAGGCTGGAACCCCGACGCCGTGCACGATCTTCACCTGAAGAACTATGTGTACTTCTCCATGGTAGTGGCACTGCTCGTGGAACTGCTGAACATGCGCGTCCGCAAGAAACAGGCTTCGCACCCTGTGGAGCTGCGCGGGCCGAAAGAGACCGACATCGAACCGAAGAAATAA
- a CDS encoding class I SAM-dependent methyltransferase, whose translation MFTITPAGTMNRLFVDGPDASDYPRINDYFNRAYQRDPENFSREFESLRREHEAFHSLQSIAGYCCAKPFGYAGDFRLIDRLYTHYIGSGVHIARWDAFAQAQPAAVAVRNRKTYFIDLMKANLPANVLNVASGPARDVLEFFGYCPDAAVVIDCLEYDAHAINYAGSLLKGNCRVRFTQQNILTWKAEGTYEMVWSSGLFDYFTDGVFVRVLRKLLGCVAPGGQLVIGNFSDENPNRAFMEVGMQWFLHHRSPEQLIDLAKQAGAEAWNPEVKSEPAGVNLFLHLTKPA comes from the coding sequence ATGTTCACGATTACACCTGCCGGCACCATGAACCGTTTGTTCGTGGACGGCCCCGATGCGTCCGATTATCCCCGGATCAACGATTACTTCAACCGCGCCTACCAACGCGATCCCGAAAATTTTTCCCGGGAATTCGAAAGCCTCCGCCGGGAGCATGAAGCTTTCCATTCCTTGCAGTCCATCGCCGGTTATTGCTGCGCAAAGCCATTTGGATATGCGGGCGATTTCCGCCTCATCGACCGGCTGTACACGCATTATATCGGCAGCGGTGTGCACATCGCCCGGTGGGACGCCTTCGCGCAGGCGCAACCCGCTGCAGTGGCGGTCCGCAACCGGAAAACGTATTTCATCGACCTCATGAAAGCAAACCTGCCGGCAAACGTGCTCAACGTAGCCAGCGGCCCCGCACGCGACGTGCTCGAGTTTTTCGGTTATTGCCCCGATGCGGCGGTGGTGATAGATTGCCTGGAATACGACGCGCATGCCATCAATTATGCGGGATCCCTGCTGAAAGGCAATTGCCGCGTGCGTTTCACGCAGCAGAACATTCTTACCTGGAAAGCGGAAGGAACGTATGAAATGGTATGGTCTTCGGGCCTGTTCGATTACTTCACCGACGGGGTGTTCGTGCGAGTGCTGCGGAAGCTCCTCGGCTGTGTGGCGCCGGGCGGTCAGCTCGTGATCGGCAATTTTTCCGACGAAAATCCTAACCGCGCGTTTATGGAAGTGGGGATGCAATGGTTCCTCCATCACCGGAGCCCCGAACAGCTGATCGATCTGGCGAAGCAGGCGGGAGCAGAAGCCTGGAACCCGGAAGTGAAAAGCGAGCCCGCGGGCGTCAACCTCTTCCTTCATCTTACAAAACCTGCTTAA
- a CDS encoding quinone-dependent dihydroorotate dehydrogenase, whose amino-acid sequence MRGLKVVNALPFGKNLLDACCRPKNTGLERKLWGLTFANPVGLAAGFDKDARFIDELSHLGFGFVEIGTVTPLPQPGNDQPRLFRLPEDEALVNRMGFNNEGVRAAAKRLQKRRSNIIVGGNIGKNKLTPNEEAVSDYEKCFHALFDVVDYFVVNVSSPNTPGLRALQEKEPLKQLLHHLQMLNNQKQQPRPILLKIAPDLTNEQLDDIIEIARETELAGLVATNTTISREGLQTPAAELEKIGAGGLSGRPVRERATEVIRYIHRKSGGTIPIIAVGGIFTAADAQEKLDAGASLVQVYTGFIYEGPTIVKKICQGLSIQP is encoded by the coding sequence ATGCGCGGGCTGAAAGTCGTGAATGCACTGCCCTTCGGCAAAAATCTGCTGGACGCCTGCTGCCGCCCGAAAAACACGGGCCTGGAACGCAAACTCTGGGGCCTCACTTTCGCCAACCCGGTAGGCCTCGCCGCCGGGTTCGATAAAGACGCCCGGTTTATCGACGAACTGTCTCACCTCGGGTTCGGGTTCGTGGAAATCGGTACCGTAACGCCCCTTCCGCAGCCCGGGAACGACCAGCCCCGCCTGTTCCGCCTCCCGGAAGACGAAGCCCTCGTCAACCGCATGGGATTCAATAACGAAGGCGTTCGCGCAGCCGCGAAAAGACTGCAGAAACGCAGGTCGAACATCATCGTCGGCGGCAACATCGGCAAAAACAAACTGACGCCCAACGAAGAAGCCGTGAGCGATTACGAAAAATGCTTCCACGCACTTTTCGACGTGGTAGATTATTTCGTGGTGAACGTCAGCTCCCCCAATACCCCCGGCCTCCGCGCCCTGCAGGAAAAAGAACCGCTCAAGCAACTGCTCCACCACCTGCAAATGCTCAATAACCAGAAACAGCAACCCAGGCCCATCCTCCTGAAAATTGCGCCAGACCTCACCAACGAACAGCTCGACGATATCATCGAGATCGCCCGGGAAACGGAACTGGCAGGGCTCGTGGCCACCAATACCACTATCAGCCGCGAAGGACTGCAAACGCCGGCCGCAGAACTGGAGAAGATCGGGGCCGGCGGCCTCAGCGGGCGCCCCGTGCGCGAGCGCGCCACGGAAGTGATCCGCTACATCCACCGGAAATCTGGCGGCACGATCCCCATCATCGCCGTAGGCGGCATCTTCACTGCTGCCGACGCACAGGAAAAACTCGACGCCGGCGCCAGCCTCGTACAGGTTTACACCGGCTTCATTTACGAAGGCCCCACCATCGTGAAGAAAATCTGCCAGGGATTATCTATTCAACCATAA
- a CDS encoding FecR family protein, whose product MQIPAGRGGSPRARVGRGMAERPAGQRSRARCGPPVAGSPRPGDPSFGISTDSSWERLRANITAQPAAPAPETEVVPMRRKNRVWMAAAAIALLVVAGIWGVKRAGNGEQSFSGGQTADLHDGSRIQLAGNGKLTVDEDFGEQERRVRVKGKASFDIAHSAGKPFIVEAGETEIQVLGTKFTVEWDTSLFIRVESGKIQVTDPDLGKPVVMTEGMTLRRNAANGEFEVKGAQGLSFEDVPFAQVVEAVEKEYHVKITVADPAMLEKRITTRFSGESVEEVMDALAFMVSASVETPAPGTYRLQPL is encoded by the coding sequence GTGCAAATACCTGCTGGGCGAGGCGGAAGCCCCCGAGCGCGCGTGGGTAGAGGCATGGCGGAAAGACCAGCCGGCCAACGAAGCCGCGCTCGGTGCGGTCCGCCAGTTGCTGGAAGCCCCCGCCCCGGAGACCCCTCCTTCGGCATCAGTACAGACAGCAGCTGGGAACGCCTCCGCGCCAACATCACCGCCCAGCCGGCCGCGCCCGCTCCCGAAACGGAAGTGGTGCCCATGCGCCGGAAAAACAGGGTATGGATGGCCGCCGCCGCCATAGCCCTGCTCGTGGTAGCGGGGATTTGGGGCGTGAAACGCGCAGGGAACGGTGAACAGTCGTTTTCCGGTGGGCAAACCGCCGATCTGCACGACGGTAGCCGCATCCAGCTCGCAGGAAACGGGAAATTGACCGTGGATGAGGATTTTGGAGAACAGGAACGGCGCGTTCGCGTAAAAGGCAAAGCCAGCTTCGATATCGCCCATTCCGCCGGAAAGCCATTTATTGTGGAGGCCGGCGAAACGGAAATCCAGGTGCTGGGCACGAAGTTCACCGTGGAGTGGGACACTTCCCTGTTCATCCGCGTCGAAAGCGGGAAAATTCAGGTGACCGACCCCGACCTCGGCAAGCCCGTGGTGATGACCGAAGGGATGACCCTCCGGCGCAACGCCGCCAACGGGGAATTCGAAGTGAAAGGCGCACAGGGCCTCAGCTTCGAAGACGTGCCCTTCGCGCAGGTAGTGGAAGCAGTAGAAAAAGAATATCATGTCAAAATCACCGTCGCCGACCCCGCGATGCTGGAAAAACGGATCACCACCCGCTTTTCCGGAGAATCGGTGGAAGAAGTGATGGACGCCCTGGCGTTTATGGTTTCCGCATCCGTGGAAACACCCGCGCCGGGCACATACAGGCTGCAGCCGCTGTAA
- a CDS encoding DUF4249 family protein, whose translation MTMQFREINGKGYYVSATTVATGKPYRIEVTAGGLPGVKAEDTLPRRPRLHDPFAQAGGNRVKVYLDDRSGIDRYRIRLFAAKKGADGKYVPVSRKEYRFDPSYNNSFTDLITETYHEFSLIPDERFDGRDILVVLQTRQVLVKDEVLLLEVTGLTSASWQYLKSLQLQSSGDGNLFVDPTIVFSNVDKGYGIFAGVSSAWVEIPIK comes from the coding sequence ATGACGATGCAGTTCCGCGAAATCAACGGCAAGGGATATTACGTGTCTGCCACAACCGTAGCCACCGGAAAACCTTACCGGATCGAAGTGACCGCCGGCGGATTGCCCGGCGTGAAAGCGGAAGACACCCTGCCCCGGCGGCCCCGCCTCCACGACCCCTTCGCCCAGGCGGGCGGCAACCGCGTGAAAGTGTACCTCGACGATCGGTCTGGCATAGACCGCTACCGGATCAGGCTGTTTGCAGCGAAAAAAGGGGCAGACGGGAAATATGTGCCCGTATCGCGGAAAGAATACCGCTTCGATCCCTCGTACAACAACAGTTTCACCGACCTCATCACCGAAACCTATCACGAATTTTCCCTCATCCCCGACGAGCGTTTCGACGGGCGGGACATCCTCGTGGTGCTCCAGACGCGGCAGGTGCTGGTGAAAGATGAAGTGCTGCTGCTGGAGGTGACCGGCCTCACTTCCGCCAGCTGGCAGTATTTGAAATCGCTCCAGCTCCAAAGCTCCGGCGATGGCAATCTTTTTGTAGACCCGACTATCGTCTTTTCTAATGTGGACAAGGGTTACGGGATATTTGCCGGGGTTTCTTCCGCCTGGGTGGAGATACCGATCAAATAA
- a CDS encoding DUF1800 domain-containing protein, with translation MVPGAPWVTAPEGDEDLNDHRRYSYKAWWTGLMLNQQRSIHEKMVLFWHNHFATETQTIQDARFMYAHNVTLRAHALGNFKALTKAVTIDPGMLVYLNGYLNEATAADENYARELLELFTCGKGPDSLYQEEDVRAIAHVLTGYKVDKTNITSYFDPTKHDYQNKQFSSWFSNKVITGKTGPNGTTELDDLLTIIFAQHEVAKFICRKLYQFFIYYEIDSAAENDVISPLADIFRAANYDIRPVLSALFKSEHFYDPANMSCLIKSPVDYTVGMCREFGVQFAPASDYAKAYAQWRSLQSAAGNQQQNIGDPPGVSGWDAYYLAPQFHELWINTDTLPKRNFLADQMITTGYISMGQTLRIDPLVFTQQLPDPSNPVLLINDALAILYRMDLSDAMKAYLKNDILLKGQQQDYYWTQVWNIYISDPSDAMNKALVVDMLKALYKTIMNLSEYHLA, from the coding sequence GTGGTTCCCGGAGCACCCTGGGTAACGGCACCCGAAGGAGATGAAGACCTCAACGATCATCGGCGGTATAGTTACAAAGCCTGGTGGACCGGCCTCATGCTCAACCAGCAACGGTCTATCCACGAAAAAATGGTGCTGTTCTGGCATAACCACTTCGCCACCGAAACGCAAACCATCCAGGATGCCCGCTTCATGTACGCCCACAACGTTACCCTGCGCGCACACGCCCTGGGGAACTTCAAAGCCCTCACCAAAGCGGTCACCATCGATCCCGGCATGCTCGTCTACCTCAACGGCTATCTCAACGAAGCCACCGCGGCCGACGAAAACTATGCCCGCGAGCTCCTCGAACTGTTCACCTGCGGCAAAGGCCCCGATTCCCTTTACCAGGAAGAAGACGTTCGCGCCATCGCACACGTGCTCACCGGGTACAAGGTCGACAAAACCAACATCACCAGCTACTTCGATCCCACGAAACACGATTATCAGAATAAACAGTTCTCCAGCTGGTTCTCCAACAAGGTCATCACCGGCAAAACCGGCCCCAACGGCACTACTGAGCTGGACGATCTGCTGACCATCATCTTCGCGCAGCATGAAGTGGCGAAATTCATCTGCCGCAAACTCTACCAGTTTTTCATCTACTACGAAATCGACTCCGCCGCTGAAAACGACGTGATCTCCCCACTGGCCGATATTTTCCGTGCCGCCAATTACGATATCCGCCCGGTGCTTTCCGCACTTTTCAAAAGCGAACATTTCTACGATCCCGCGAATATGTCGTGCCTCATCAAAAGCCCGGTAGACTATACCGTAGGCATGTGCCGCGAGTTCGGCGTACAATTCGCACCGGCGTCCGACTACGCGAAGGCATACGCGCAATGGCGGTCCCTGCAATCGGCCGCAGGCAACCAGCAACAGAATATCGGCGATCCGCCGGGCGTTTCCGGGTGGGATGCTTATTACCTCGCGCCCCAGTTCCATGAGCTGTGGATTAATACCGACACCCTGCCGAAACGGAACTTCCTCGCCGACCAGATGATCACCACCGGGTATATTTCCATGGGCCAGACGCTGCGCATCGATCCGCTCGTGTTCACGCAGCAGCTGCCAGACCCTTCCAACCCCGTGCTGCTCATCAACGACGCCCTGGCGATCCTGTACCGGATGGATTTGTCTGACGCCATGAAAGCCTATCTCAAAAACGATATCCTTCTCAAGGGGCAGCAACAGGATTATTACTGGACGCAGGTCTGGAACATCTACATCTCCGACCCGTCTGACGCGATGAACAAAGCACTGGTCGTAGACATGCTGAAAGCCCTTTACAAAACCATCATGAACCTGTCAGAATATCACCTGGCCTGA
- a CDS encoding TonB-dependent receptor has protein sequence MKKVLPGLLLLAILPLQVFAWNWRTRISVSLEDQPLYVYCDHLEKTYGIPFSYSRDVVNLNRRMTLRVRDMPLREVLDQLFADNGIQYRRIGGLLVLAAKQPFQRTISGYVEDAATGEKLIGATVYAPHLKAGTVTNNYGFYSFTTLRDTLSLFVSYTGYNAMQVPVRERDSKQLNFKLSPSNTLGEVEVSETLPRLQDQTQMSKVNVNMSQTKTMPRILGEADVLRSIQAMPGVSGGMEGTSGIHVRGGSPDQNLILLDGTPVYNSTHLFGVFSVFNPDVIKNVDLYKGAFPARYGGRLSSVVDISMKDGDMYNHHGELSIGLLASRMAAEGPIVKGKTSYILTARRTYADLLLQDAANKELKLGEQGEFWAYFYDANLKINHIFSPKDRLYLSAYGGEDNLTMHRNEVFDSVQGAPKRYHEEMKFRLGWGNQAYALRWNHIFNPQLFSNVTVNYSQFRFNTDYTYKYMALDTPRLRENDNAFGRYYSKVDNLGAKIDFDYRPNPSHIMRFGAQGTWHVFRPGITAFNNVSDDQQLADTTYNDQTHGGVELSLYFENDWKIRDSMHLNLGVHASAFLVEGRAYTSIQPRLGFRYMLPRRWALKMSYTVMTQYIHLLTNNAATFLPTDLWVAATDKVPPMHAQQLALGLAKTTNDNRYEMSVEGYYKRMENVIQYQEQNADFNSATKSWEDLVVVGRGWSYGTEVLLQKKQDRFKGWIGYTLAWSRRAFPNINQGRVFPYKYDRRHELEVVLTQQLGKRWEVSAQWQYASGLPLTLPVASYENVTEPSPHMPPPEFEPGTQPVDVYRDQYTVRMHDVHRLDLGATYTKQRKKARYMLSFGLYNTYNRKNPFFYYYKHNPDSQKRELTMLSILPVLPSVSWAVRF, from the coding sequence ATGAAGAAAGTCCTGCCGGGATTATTGCTGCTGGCAATACTCCCCCTGCAGGTGTTCGCATGGAACTGGCGCACCCGGATCTCGGTCTCCCTTGAAGATCAGCCCCTTTACGTGTATTGTGACCATCTGGAAAAAACTTACGGCATTCCGTTTTCCTATAGCCGCGACGTTGTCAATCTCAACCGCCGCATGACCCTCCGCGTCCGCGACATGCCCCTGCGCGAAGTGCTCGATCAGCTCTTCGCCGATAACGGCATCCAGTACCGCCGCATCGGCGGCCTCCTCGTACTGGCCGCCAAACAACCCTTCCAGCGCACCATCAGCGGGTATGTGGAAGACGCCGCCACCGGCGAAAAGCTCATCGGCGCCACCGTCTATGCCCCGCATCTCAAAGCCGGCACCGTCACCAATAATTACGGGTTCTACAGCTTCACCACGCTCCGCGATACCTTGTCGCTTTTCGTGTCTTACACCGGCTACAATGCCATGCAGGTGCCCGTCCGCGAGCGCGACAGCAAACAGCTCAATTTCAAACTGAGCCCGTCCAACACCCTCGGGGAAGTGGAAGTATCGGAAACATTGCCGCGGCTACAGGACCAGACGCAGATGAGCAAGGTGAACGTCAATATGTCGCAAACGAAAACGATGCCGCGGATTTTGGGAGAAGCGGACGTTTTACGGTCGATACAGGCCATGCCCGGGGTGAGCGGCGGGATGGAAGGAACGAGCGGCATACACGTCAGGGGTGGGAGCCCCGACCAGAACCTCATCCTCCTGGATGGTACGCCGGTCTATAATTCGACGCACCTGTTCGGGGTGTTTTCCGTCTTCAACCCGGATGTCATAAAAAATGTGGACCTGTATAAAGGCGCGTTCCCGGCGCGGTACGGCGGACGGCTGTCTTCCGTCGTGGATATTTCCATGAAAGACGGCGATATGTACAACCATCACGGCGAGCTGTCGATCGGGCTGCTCGCGTCGCGCATGGCGGCAGAAGGGCCGATCGTCAAAGGGAAAACCTCCTACATCCTCACCGCGCGGCGGACGTATGCCGATCTGCTCCTGCAGGATGCCGCCAACAAGGAACTGAAATTGGGCGAACAGGGGGAATTCTGGGCGTATTTCTACGATGCGAACCTCAAGATCAACCACATCTTTTCCCCGAAAGACCGCCTTTACCTCAGCGCATATGGCGGGGAAGACAATCTCACGATGCACCGCAACGAAGTGTTCGATTCGGTGCAGGGCGCGCCGAAAAGATACCATGAAGAGATGAAATTCCGGCTGGGATGGGGCAACCAGGCTTATGCGCTCCGCTGGAACCATATCTTCAATCCGCAGCTGTTTTCCAACGTCACGGTCAATTATTCCCAGTTCCGTTTCAACACCGATTACACTTACAAATACATGGCGCTCGATACGCCGCGGCTGCGCGAAAACGATAACGCTTTTGGCAGGTATTATTCGAAAGTGGACAATCTCGGCGCGAAAATCGATTTCGATTACCGGCCGAACCCTAGCCATATCATGCGTTTCGGCGCACAAGGGACCTGGCACGTGTTCAGGCCGGGCATCACGGCGTTCAACAATGTTTCCGACGACCAGCAGCTGGCCGATACCACTTACAACGACCAGACGCACGGCGGCGTGGAGTTGTCTTTGTATTTCGAGAACGACTGGAAGATCCGCGACTCCATGCACCTCAACCTCGGCGTACATGCGTCGGCTTTCCTGGTGGAGGGAAGGGCGTACACGTCCATTCAGCCGCGCCTCGGCTTCCGGTACATGCTGCCGCGGAGATGGGCGCTGAAAATGTCGTACACGGTGATGACGCAATACATCCACCTGCTCACCAACAACGCCGCCACGTTCCTGCCTACCGATCTTTGGGTGGCCGCTACCGACAAGGTGCCGCCCATGCACGCGCAGCAACTGGCGCTGGGCCTGGCGAAAACGACGAACGATAACCGATATGAAATGTCGGTGGAAGGATATTACAAGCGGATGGAAAACGTAATCCAGTACCAGGAGCAGAACGCGGATTTCAATTCGGCAACCAAAAGCTGGGAAGACCTGGTGGTGGTGGGCCGCGGATGGAGCTACGGCACCGAAGTGCTTTTGCAGAAAAAGCAGGACCGGTTCAAGGGATGGATCGGTTACACGCTCGCCTGGAGCCGCCGCGCTTTCCCGAACATCAACCAGGGCAGGGTTTTTCCCTACAAATACGACCGGCGGCACGAGCTGGAAGTGGTGCTGACGCAACAGTTGGGCAAACGATGGGAAGTTTCCGCGCAATGGCAATACGCCAGCGGCCTCCCGCTCACGCTACCCGTGGCGAGCTATGAAAACGTGACGGAGCCATCGCCCCACATGCCCCCGCCGGAATTCGAACCAGGCACGCAGCCGGTGGATGTGTACCGCGATCAATATACCGTTCGCATGCACGATGTGCACCGCCTCGACCTTGGCGCCACTTATACCAAACAGCGCAAGAAAGCGCGGTACATGCTCAGTTTCGGGCTGTACAATACTTACAATCGCAAGAACCCGTTTTTCTACTATTATAAACACAATCCCGATTCGCAAAAGCGCGAGCTTACGATGCTGAGCATCCTGCCCGTGCTGCCCAGCGTTTCGTGGGCAGTCAGGTTTTGA
- a CDS encoding RsmE family RNA methyltransferase: MELPVFYAGDMAPGAAAYTMDEPTSKYCVTVLRKTKGDKILLADGRGGKFTAEITDDHRKKCVSAIIGSEQVPAPAPRLRIGIAFTKNASRMEWFLEKAAEIGMSEIIPLVTRRTEKENLKMERLESILVSAMLQSRQWHLPKLHTPQPFESLMAIAGQRFIAHCLPGEKKSILQIARPGEDALLLIGPEGDFTPEEVELSLQNGYQPVTLGNTRLRTETAGLVGCTLLAAVNNA; this comes from the coding sequence ATGGAATTGCCCGTTTTTTACGCCGGAGATATGGCGCCCGGCGCTGCCGCCTATACGATGGACGAGCCTACGTCCAAATACTGCGTGACCGTGCTGCGCAAAACCAAAGGCGATAAAATCCTGCTGGCCGACGGGCGCGGCGGGAAATTCACGGCCGAAATCACAGACGATCACCGTAAGAAATGCGTGTCCGCCATTATCGGATCGGAGCAGGTTCCTGCGCCAGCGCCGCGCCTGCGCATAGGGATCGCGTTCACCAAAAACGCGTCGCGGATGGAGTGGTTCCTGGAGAAAGCGGCGGAAATCGGCATGTCGGAAATCATCCCCCTCGTTACCCGGCGCACCGAAAAAGAAAACCTCAAAATGGAACGGCTGGAAAGCATCCTCGTTTCGGCGATGCTGCAATCCCGGCAATGGCATCTTCCCAAACTGCATACCCCGCAGCCTTTCGAATCGCTGATGGCGATAGCAGGCCAACGCTTCATCGCACACTGTCTTCCCGGAGAGAAAAAATCCATTTTACAGATCGCCCGGCCGGGAGAAGATGCGTTGCTGCTCATCGGGCCGGAAGGTGATTTTACGCCGGAGGAAGTGGAATTGTCGCTGCAAAACGGCTATCAGCCAGTAACGTTAGGGAACACCCGCCTGCGCACGGAAACCGCCGGACTGGTGGGCTGCACGCTGCTGGCGGCGGTGAATAACGCATAA
- a CDS encoding RNA polymerase sigma-70 factor: MLDLAAFEKLFREHHSHCLAFAVHYTGDPWEAEEVVQLVFSQLWEKRENIRISGSERSYLFTAIRNMAISQWRKQQVRTEKEFAFGKMQDDSVQLSVQARELEGRLEMALGKLPERCREVFVLSRKEQLKYAEIATVMNISVKTVENQMGKALRILHEELRDYLHLFFDTGWGMGAPARVFFPSS, encoded by the coding sequence ATGTTGGACCTCGCCGCATTTGAAAAGCTCTTCCGCGAGCATCACAGCCACTGTCTTGCCTTTGCCGTGCATTACACGGGAGACCCCTGGGAGGCGGAGGAAGTGGTGCAGCTCGTCTTCTCCCAATTATGGGAAAAGCGGGAAAATATCCGTATTTCCGGTTCGGAGCGCTCGTACCTGTTCACCGCCATCCGGAATATGGCCATCAGCCAGTGGCGGAAGCAGCAGGTGCGGACCGAAAAGGAATTCGCCTTCGGAAAGATGCAGGACGATTCCGTTCAGCTGTCGGTACAGGCGCGCGAATTGGAGGGGAGGCTGGAGATGGCCCTCGGGAAACTGCCCGAGCGATGCCGGGAAGTGTTCGTCCTGAGCCGGAAAGAGCAGCTCAAATACGCCGAGATCGCCACTGTGATGAATATTTCCGTTAAAACTGTCGAGAACCAGATGGGGAAGGCCCTGCGGATCCTCCATGAGGAACTGCGGGATTACCTGCACCTGTTTTTTGATACGGGATGGGGGATGGGCGCTCCGGCGCGCGTCTTCTTTCCGTCTAGTTAA